One genomic window of Aquisalimonas sp. 2447 includes the following:
- a CDS encoding FAD-binding oxidoreductase, whose amino-acid sequence MNQIDTLVAGQGLAGSLLAMMLADRGVDVRVVAPGPEGSATAAAAGILSPFTGPRYQAPARLGELLTTARSTYQSLEAILGCSLFTPQPIWRVLQAPEEIGQIKRRQDQHPAGDYLPSPTREGLPEGVMAPYGASCMHGGGHVALGQLQEHVRRHLHAAGRLIDDTLAPEAVVFETDGTVRWQQWRARRIIFCDGAGAFGNPWWRYLPWRRSCGESLTIASEAPQGQPGLPGAIITGGKSLVPLDDGTHRLGATYDRDHAACHPTEAARQELLAALPRLLQDPPPVRVVRGHAGVRPCSHPGPPFIGMHPEDDHIGILNGLGSRGTLLGPWHATRLADHIALGRPLPADADVRQRRDLP is encoded by the coding sequence TTGAATCAGATTGACACCCTGGTCGCAGGCCAGGGGCTGGCCGGCAGCCTGCTGGCCATGATGCTTGCAGACCGCGGCGTCGACGTCCGTGTCGTGGCACCGGGGCCGGAGGGAAGCGCCACTGCGGCGGCGGCGGGCATCCTCAGCCCCTTTACCGGGCCACGCTATCAGGCACCGGCACGCCTGGGAGAACTTCTCACCACCGCTCGCTCCACCTACCAGAGCCTGGAAGCCATCCTCGGCTGTTCGTTGTTCACGCCGCAGCCGATCTGGCGCGTGCTTCAGGCGCCGGAGGAGATCGGGCAGATCAAACGCCGACAGGACCAGCACCCCGCCGGCGACTACCTGCCGTCTCCCACCCGGGAAGGATTGCCCGAGGGGGTAATGGCACCCTATGGCGCCAGCTGCATGCACGGTGGCGGGCATGTGGCTCTCGGTCAGCTGCAGGAGCATGTTCGCCGCCACCTGCACGCCGCCGGGCGACTCATCGATGACACCCTGGCACCGGAGGCAGTGGTGTTCGAGACCGACGGTACCGTACGCTGGCAACAGTGGCGCGCACGCCGGATCATCTTCTGTGACGGGGCGGGTGCATTCGGTAACCCGTGGTGGCGGTACCTGCCCTGGCGGCGCTCCTGTGGCGAAAGCCTGACCATTGCCTCCGAAGCACCCCAGGGGCAGCCCGGACTGCCCGGCGCCATCATCACCGGTGGCAAATCCCTGGTTCCCCTGGACGACGGAACCCACCGACTGGGAGCCACCTACGACCGCGACCATGCGGCGTGCCACCCCACCGAGGCCGCACGCCAGGAGCTGCTGGCTGCCCTGCCCCGGCTGCTTCAGGATCCTCCCCCGGTGCGGGTCGTACGCGGACACGCCGGCGTCCGCCCGTGTTCGCACCCGGGACCCCCGTTCATCGGCATGCACCCGGAAGACGACCATATCGGGATCCTCAACGGCCTGGGCTCCAGGGGCACGCTTCTGGGTCCCTGGCATGCAACCCGCCTTGCCGACCATATCGCGCTGGGGCGACCGCTTCCGGCAGACGCCGACGTGCGCCAGCGCCGGGATCTTCCATGA
- the wrbA gene encoding NAD(P)H:quinone oxidoreductase, giving the protein MKVLIVYYSTFGNVLDMARLVAEGVKTVPGAEPVIRTVPELMPEEVINGNEGMKAGRDKQKDIPLVTDDDFREAGAIAFGTPTRFGNMASQLKNRIDQVSALWMEGVFEDKPAGMFVSTASLHGGQEATITSSIGPLMHLGMIPVGVPYSTQELFVTQGGGSPYGPGHIAGGNNDREIDSEEAAICRALGARLARIGMKLQS; this is encoded by the coding sequence ATGAAAGTACTCATCGTTTACTACAGCACGTTCGGCAACGTTCTCGACATGGCCCGTCTGGTGGCGGAAGGCGTGAAAACCGTTCCTGGTGCCGAGCCGGTGATCCGCACCGTCCCGGAACTCATGCCCGAGGAGGTCATTAACGGCAACGAGGGCATGAAGGCCGGGCGCGACAAGCAGAAGGACATTCCCCTGGTCACCGACGACGACTTCCGCGAAGCCGGGGCCATTGCCTTCGGTACCCCGACACGCTTCGGCAACATGGCGTCACAGCTCAAGAACCGGATCGATCAGGTCAGTGCGCTGTGGATGGAGGGCGTATTCGAGGACAAGCCGGCCGGCATGTTCGTCTCCACCGCCAGTCTCCACGGCGGACAGGAGGCCACCATCACGTCCAGCATCGGACCGCTCATGCACCTTGGCATGATCCCGGTGGGTGTTCCCTATTCCACCCAGGAGCTGTTCGTGACCCAGGGTGGCGGCTCGCCTTACGGCCCCGGACACATTGCCGGCGGCAATAATGATCGCGAGATCGACAGCGAGGAAGCGGCCATCTGCCGTGCCCTTGGCGCGCGTCTGGCGCGTATCGGCATGAAGCTGCAGAGCTGA